A DNA window from Hevea brasiliensis isolate MT/VB/25A 57/8 chromosome 2, ASM3005281v1, whole genome shotgun sequence contains the following coding sequences:
- the LOC131177876 gene encoding uncharacterized protein LOC131177876 yields MPYYNTVNISRQNSKNTSAYFAEDQLKKTFMQFGVKRNKLLTREEIKKAFNYIGSRFPDSRIKVWIRRADNANEDPVIDLDTCLEDLINYVHNSDPPLENMRHTNSYWSYNKNASVYLTEDQLREIFMQLDVNHDNVLSRDEIKKAFDYIGAWFPGYRARDGIRHADANGDGVVDLNELDDLVNHACKIGYYIK; encoded by the exons ATGCCTTATTATAACACAGTCAATATTTCTAGACAAAATAGTAAAAATACATCAGCATACTTTGCTGAAGATCAGTTAAAGAAAACTTTTATGCAATTCGGCGTCAAACGCAACAAACTTCTCACCAGAGAGGAGATAAAGAAGGCTTTCAACTACATAGGCTCACGGTTTCCTGACTCCAGGATCAAAGTTTGGATCCGCCGTGCTGACAATGCTAATGAAGATCCAGTGATCGACCTTGACACATGCTTGGAAGATCTCATCAATTACG TACACAATTCAGACCCACCTCTTGAAAATATGCGTCATACAAACAGTTACTGGAGTTACAATAAAAATGCTTCAGTATATCTTACTGAAGATCAGTTGAGGGAAATTTTCATGCAATTGGACGTCAATCACGACAATGTTTTAAGCAGAGATGAGATAAAGAAAGCTTTCGACTACATTGGCGCATGGTTTCCTGGCTACAGGGCCAGAGATGGGATTAGACATGCTGATGCCAATGGAGATGGAGTGGTCGACTTGAACGAGTTGGATGATCTCGTCAATCACGCTTGTAAAATTGGGTATTACATTAAGTAG